The following are from one region of the Ignavibacteriota bacterium genome:
- a CDS encoding PAS domain S-box protein, with protein MQQSTEILIDQIPLGILTFSSHGRVEFINQNFHKMGLLHQFNTSLLNINIFKYNIFPPINIIEDLKAAVKGKPFEKEIKHIKANDGRLISLIAKGSPIFEDDSIIGGMLIIENLEFLPENADTSQLKLPTDSIDKEEMFLIVTDARGDIKYSSGKEIQQANLSRREITGRNIKEIFNLQHQQKITDSFNTAAQFGRAQFIKLEFGSNNNKKRYDCTIEPVIGENGFVQILYLIFKESPLPPEEIDAMVEKLRKLEYYQEISRRKESGIFLINGDGTIFDWDKQFENISGRKRTESNLSFNDLFPAMNKDELLYVIQQLNEDNTCEIITFLLKESFERFPVKLNFYRGQDVNAAAIVLCSRIKLDTAVVRQTWKNHQEQEPIREISQPMCRIGIEGSIISVNSAFASLIGLKKNEILFSNFFTFLADENITAIKKEISVLEYGTKKSLPVKFKKPNQSLSDFLLILEAAEVIDEKLFTVNCYLDKALYELKPMDDDIYKSLFSSSNDGMAIELDEVITTANDSFAKIFGYDSGKELEYRNILELVTEESIPHVLDFQKSIRESLISKNRIEFLARKKDGSSFYAEFYSFKLEHVEKPYLIFVAEDISERKRMQEAVKDSEQKFRNIAENIDDLLYTFELYEGKMMPTYFSSAIEKITGYSQADFLSDHRLFLKIVHPDDFTDMKKRLAFLWKSEKQSAGEFELRIINKSGNIVWVRNKINFTRNENGQIQKIYGLVSDITFNKKAEEELKQSAANLKKLNDAKDRFLSIISHDLRAPFSSILGFTDLLLEDESLSDVERQQYISYIQDSSKSMLALVNSMLDWTRLQTGRIKFEPEKLNAREIIESSISTVSGTALKKGVEIENLVDPALHIFGDKNLILQVFNNLFSNAVKFTKLGDRIMVSVNTSATSRFITFSVKDTGIGIKANNLDKLFSIDTKFTSEGTAGEKGSGLGLSLVKDIIDKHGGSIEVKSEFGRGTEFIFTIPVASTKILLVDPNTRERMFYSKVLINITTDYAINIVSNGKEALDRIIQSPPALVITEHKMPIMGGLALVHELIKNNLKETIPIIILSGEIDRAEIQEYTELGVEYIFNKPVNLISLKTAIEKSLRKRNR; from the coding sequence TTGCAACAGAGTACGGAAATACTCATAGACCAGATTCCGCTGGGGATTCTTACATTCTCTTCTCATGGAAGAGTGGAGTTTATTAATCAGAATTTCCATAAGATGGGTCTGCTACATCAATTCAACACTTCACTCTTGAACATAAATATTTTCAAGTATAATATTTTCCCTCCGATAAATATCATTGAAGATCTTAAAGCAGCGGTTAAAGGAAAGCCATTCGAAAAAGAAATCAAACATATCAAAGCTAATGATGGAAGACTTATTTCATTGATAGCTAAAGGCTCACCCATTTTTGAAGATGATAGCATAATAGGCGGGATGTTAATTATTGAAAACCTAGAGTTCTTACCTGAAAATGCTGATACATCGCAATTGAAACTGCCTACAGATTCTATTGATAAGGAAGAGATGTTTCTTATTGTAACCGATGCGAGAGGTGATATAAAATATTCCTCAGGAAAAGAGATTCAACAGGCGAATCTTTCAAGAAGAGAAATTACAGGCAGAAATATAAAAGAGATTTTCAATCTGCAACATCAGCAAAAAATAACTGATTCATTTAATACTGCAGCCCAATTTGGCAGAGCACAATTTATCAAACTTGAATTTGGCAGCAATAATAATAAAAAACGTTATGACTGTACTATAGAACCTGTAATCGGGGAAAATGGTTTTGTTCAGATTCTTTATCTGATCTTCAAAGAGAGTCCTCTTCCTCCAGAGGAGATTGATGCAATGGTTGAAAAATTGCGCAAACTTGAATATTACCAGGAAATTTCCCGGAGAAAAGAAAGCGGTATCTTTTTAATCAATGGTGATGGAACTATTTTCGATTGGGATAAACAATTTGAAAATATCAGTGGCAGAAAAAGAACTGAGTCTAATCTCTCTTTTAATGATTTGTTCCCTGCAATGAACAAAGATGAATTACTCTATGTTATTCAACAATTGAACGAGGATAATACTTGTGAGATAATTACTTTTCTTTTAAAAGAAAGTTTTGAAAGATTTCCGGTTAAACTGAATTTCTATCGCGGTCAGGATGTTAACGCCGCAGCAATTGTGCTTTGCAGCAGAATTAAGCTTGATACAGCGGTCGTTCGACAGACATGGAAAAACCATCAAGAACAAGAACCAATAAGAGAAATTTCACAACCAATGTGCAGGATTGGTATTGAAGGTTCAATAATTTCAGTTAATTCAGCATTCGCTTCATTAATCGGACTTAAGAAAAATGAAATCCTCTTCAGCAATTTTTTCACTTTCCTTGCTGATGAAAACATCACCGCAATAAAAAAAGAAATTTCTGTTCTGGAATATGGCACAAAAAAATCACTCCCTGTAAAGTTCAAAAAACCTAATCAGAGTTTGAGTGATTTCCTATTAATACTGGAAGCTGCTGAAGTAATTGATGAAAAATTATTTACTGTAAATTGTTACCTTGATAAAGCGCTTTATGAACTGAAGCCGATGGATGATGATATATACAAATCGTTGTTCAGTTCTTCAAATGATGGAATGGCTATTGAACTTGACGAAGTTATCACAACGGCGAATGATTCCTTTGCAAAGATTTTTGGTTATGATAGCGGAAAGGAACTTGAATACAGAAATATTCTCGAGCTGGTTACGGAAGAGAGTATTCCGCACGTTCTCGATTTTCAAAAATCAATACGAGAATCATTAATATCAAAAAATAGAATTGAATTTCTTGCCAGGAAAAAAGATGGGTCTTCTTTCTATGCAGAATTCTATTCTTTCAAACTTGAGCACGTAGAAAAACCTTATCTTATTTTTGTCGCCGAAGATATTAGTGAACGTAAACGGATGCAGGAAGCTGTAAAAGATTCTGAACAGAAATTCAGAAATATTGCCGAAAACATTGATGACTTACTCTATACCTTTGAACTTTATGAAGGTAAAATGATGCCTACATATTTTTCATCAGCAATTGAAAAAATAACGGGTTACTCACAGGCTGACTTTTTAAGTGACCACAGGCTCTTTTTAAAGATAGTTCATCCGGATGACTTCACGGATATGAAGAAAAGATTAGCATTCCTCTGGAAAAGCGAAAAACAATCTGCTGGAGAATTCGAGCTAAGAATAATTAATAAATCAGGAAATATCGTTTGGGTAAGAAACAAAATTAATTTCACTCGTAATGAAAATGGACAGATCCAAAAAATTTATGGATTGGTAAGTGATATTACATTTAATAAAAAAGCCGAGGAAGAACTAAAGCAATCGGCTGCAAATCTTAAAAAACTTAATGATGCTAAAGATAGATTTTTATCTATAATTTCTCACGATTTGCGTGCACCTTTCAGCTCAATACTTGGTTTCACTGATTTACTTCTTGAGGATGAATCTCTTTCAGATGTTGAACGACAGCAATACATCTCATATATACAAGATTCTTCAAAATCAATGCTTGCGCTGGTAAACTCAATGCTCGATTGGACAAGACTTCAAACAGGCAGAATAAAATTTGAACCTGAAAAACTTAATGCAAGGGAAATAATTGAGAGCTCAATAAGTACAGTATCTGGCACTGCACTTAAAAAAGGCGTTGAGATAGAAAATCTTGTCGATCCCGCGCTTCATATTTTCGGAGATAAAAATCTAATCCTTCAGGTTTTTAATAATCTTTTTTCTAATGCTGTGAAGTTTACAAAACTTGGTGACAGGATTATGGTATCAGTAAATACGTCTGCAACATCAAGGTTTATCACTTTTTCAGTGAAAGATACCGGTATCGGAATAAAGGCAAACAACCTGGATAAACTTTTCAGCATAGATACGAAATTTACATCTGAGGGAACTGCCGGGGAAAAAGGAAGCGGGCTTGGACTTTCGCTTGTAAAGGATATTATTGATAAGCACGGTGGTTCAATAGAAGTCAAAAGTGAATTTGGCAGAGGAACTGAATTTATTTTTACAATTCCTGTTGCATCAACGAAAATTCTTCTTGTTGATCCGAATACAAGAGAACGTATGTTCTACTCAAAAGTTCTCATAAACATCACAACTGATTATGCTATTAATATTGTTTCAAATGGTAAAGAAGCACTCGACCGCATTATTCAATCTCCACCGGCGCTTGTAATTACGGAACACAAAATGCCGATAATGGGTGGGCTGGCATTGGTTCATGAACTAATAAAGAATAATCTAAAAGAAACTATACCTATAATTATTCTTTCCGGTGAAATTGATCGTGCAGAAATTCAGGAATATACCGAACTCGGTGTGGAATATATTTTTAACAAACCTGTCAATCTGATAAGCCTTAAAACTGCTATCGAAAAATCTTTACGAAAAAGAAATCGTTAG
- a CDS encoding ABC transporter permease yields the protein MLNKFFQTIGRRSLAFLEETGQIFLMLFGIIKSLKSLHRTRKEVMFQMQHIGVDSLPLVVIIATFTGAVAAWQAAYQLKGIAPLSLLGGTTSRAIITELGPVLTGIVIAGRVGASIAAELGTMKVTEQIDALEIMAIDPVRYLAMPRFLAAILMMPVLVIFANTIAVAGAYVVSDYFLQVPYGVFFGSVRQFFEFSDLTGGLIKTVVFGGVTSLLGCHIGFKTSGGAEGVGLSTIRSFVLSAALILILDYFLWTLLF from the coding sequence GTGTTAAATAAATTTTTCCAAACAATCGGCAGGAGATCATTAGCTTTTCTTGAAGAGACCGGGCAGATATTCCTGATGCTTTTTGGAATTATTAAGAGTTTAAAAAGTCTTCATCGCACAAGAAAAGAAGTGATGTTTCAGATGCAGCACATCGGCGTAGATTCATTACCGTTAGTTGTAATCATTGCAACATTCACCGGTGCAGTTGCTGCGTGGCAAGCTGCGTATCAATTAAAAGGAATAGCTCCGCTCTCGCTTTTGGGCGGAACTACAAGCCGAGCCATTATCACTGAGTTAGGTCCGGTTTTAACGGGAATTGTTATTGCAGGAAGAGTCGGTGCATCCATAGCCGCAGAACTTGGAACTATGAAAGTTACAGAGCAAATAGATGCACTTGAAATTATGGCAATTGATCCGGTAAGATATTTAGCAATGCCAAGATTCCTCGCCGCAATTTTAATGATGCCCGTGCTGGTTATATTTGCAAACACAATTGCAGTTGCCGGTGCGTATGTTGTTTCCGATTATTTTTTGCAAGTTCCCTATGGTGTATTCTTTGGTTCAGTGCGACAATTTTTTGAATTTTCTGACCTTACGGGAGGTCTGATTAAAACAGTTGTATTTGGCGGTGTTACTTCACTGCTCGGTTGCCATATAGGATTTAAAACTTCCGGCGGTGCTGAAGGTGTTGGTCTTTCAACAATCCGATCATTTGTGCTTTCTGCGGCACTTATTTTAATACTTGATTACTTTTTGTGGACATTGCTTTTTTAA
- a CDS encoding branched-chain amino acid aminotransferase, producing the protein MEPIQFNLKERKYKVNLPESLGFGKIFTDHMFEMDYNEKNGWHNPIIRPVDELPVHPASMFIHYGQAVFEGLKAFKQDSGDIVIFRPDKHFERLNNSSRRICIPEIDINFAIEALKELINVDKDWIPIKHGEALYIRPFIFGSDPFLGVKPAKEYKFILLLSPVGAYYPEGFKPVKILVTDEYVRAAPKGLGECKTPANYAASLLAGQEAIKRGFTQVLWLDGVYQKYIEEVGTMNIFINFKDEVVTPKLNGTILPGVTRRSVIDILKEWKMNIVEREISIDEVVEAYDTGKLLGLFGTGTAAIISSVGWLTYKNKQMVFNNGKPGELDLKLFNELTSIHYGEKKDVHGWLMPVEQKEVVFS; encoded by the coding sequence ATGGAACCAATTCAATTCAATTTAAAAGAAAGAAAATACAAAGTTAACCTTCCTGAATCTCTTGGTTTCGGCAAAATTTTTACCGACCACATGTTTGAAATGGATTATAATGAAAAGAATGGTTGGCATAATCCAATTATACGACCAGTTGACGAATTACCAGTTCATCCGGCGTCAATGTTTATTCATTATGGTCAGGCTGTATTTGAAGGATTAAAAGCATTCAAACAGGATTCTGGTGATATAGTAATTTTTAGACCTGATAAACATTTTGAAAGATTAAATAATTCTTCAAGACGAATTTGTATCCCTGAGATTGATATCAACTTTGCAATTGAAGCGCTTAAAGAATTAATCAATGTCGATAAAGATTGGATTCCGATAAAGCATGGTGAAGCACTTTATATCAGACCTTTCATTTTTGGTTCTGATCCCTTTCTTGGTGTTAAGCCTGCAAAAGAATATAAATTTATTCTGTTGTTATCACCTGTTGGCGCATATTATCCCGAAGGATTTAAACCCGTAAAAATTTTAGTAACAGATGAATATGTGAGAGCAGCACCTAAGGGATTAGGTGAATGTAAAACGCCAGCTAATTATGCTGCAAGTCTTCTTGCTGGTCAGGAAGCTATTAAACGAGGATTCACTCAGGTCTTGTGGCTTGATGGAGTTTACCAGAAATACATCGAAGAAGTCGGAACGATGAACATCTTTATAAATTTTAAAGATGAAGTTGTAACACCAAAACTTAATGGAACAATCCTGCCAGGAGTTACCAGAAGATCAGTTATTGACATTCTGAAAGAATGGAAGATGAATATTGTTGAAAGAGAAATTTCAATTGATGAAGTAGTTGAAGCTTATGATACAGGTAAACTACTTGGTCTTTTTGGAACAGGAACAGCAGCTATAATTTCATCGGTTGGCTGGTTAACTTACAAAAACAAACAAATGGTTTTCAATAATGGAAAACCGGGCGAATTGGATCTGAAACTTTTTAATGAGCTCACCTCAATTCATTATGGAGAGAAGAAAGATGTTCACGGTTGGTTGATGCCAGTTGAACAAAAAGAAGTTGTTTTCTCGTAA
- the lexA gene encoding transcriptional repressor LexA, with protein sequence MKNKLTDRQEEILTFIRQFTNEAGYPPTLREIARNFQISSTFGVKRHLDALVKKGFINIESNASRGISFIKKNVDETGELTARDENIFIKIPILGRVAAGLPINAVENLEGSLVVDPSFLKKVEDAFALRVKGDSMINAGINDRDLVIVSPKEQAKNGDIVVAMLNDETTVKKFEYINNKIRLIAENNSYKPIDVKTTDEFRLIGKVKGVVRWLN encoded by the coding sequence ATGAAAAATAAATTAACAGACAGGCAAGAAGAAATACTAACTTTTATCCGACAATTCACTAATGAAGCCGGGTATCCTCCGACACTCAGGGAAATCGCCAGAAATTTTCAGATCTCTTCAACGTTTGGAGTAAAGAGACACCTTGATGCTTTGGTAAAGAAAGGGTTCATTAACATTGAAAGCAATGCAAGCAGGGGAATCTCTTTTATCAAAAAGAATGTTGATGAAACGGGGGAACTGACAGCAAGAGATGAAAATATTTTTATAAAAATTCCAATTCTCGGTCGTGTCGCAGCAGGACTTCCCATTAATGCTGTGGAAAATTTAGAGGGTTCATTAGTTGTAGATCCATCTTTTCTTAAAAAAGTTGAAGATGCGTTTGCACTTCGTGTAAAAGGAGACAGCATGATAAATGCTGGTATTAATGACAGGGATTTAGTTATTGTCTCACCAAAGGAACAGGCGAAGAATGGTGATATAGTAGTTGCCATGTTAAATGATGAGACTACAGTAAAGAAATTCGAATATATAAATAATAAAATCAGATTGATCGCAGAAAACAACTCCTACAAACCAATTGATGTAAAAACCACAGATGAATTCAGACTAATTGGGAAAGTAAAAGGTGTTGTGCGATGGTTAAATTAA
- a CDS encoding isoprenyl transferase, giving the protein MARKTSQSDKSLQEELKRSGEIPTHIAIIMDGNGRWAKKRGLPRVAGHRKGVETVREIVEVCAEIGVQYLTLYTFSTENWKRPKDEVSTLMRLLLKSLKDRLDELNKNNIKLTCIGNIESLPDVVQQQLFKDIERTKNNKRMTLNLALSYSGRWELLEAVKNISKKIAEGKISADTISEKTISDHLTTKNIPDPDLLIRTSGEFRVSNFLLWQIAYSEFVILDVYWPDFSREHLYNAIRQYQKRERRFGKVSEQIISSSNELHNKD; this is encoded by the coding sequence TTGGCAAGAAAAACATCACAATCTGATAAATCCCTTCAGGAGGAACTGAAGAGAAGCGGTGAAATACCTACCCATATTGCAATAATTATGGATGGAAATGGAAGATGGGCTAAAAAACGTGGATTACCACGTGTTGCCGGGCATCGAAAAGGTGTAGAGACTGTAAGAGAAATTGTAGAAGTTTGTGCTGAGATAGGAGTACAATATCTGACACTTTACACATTCTCAACAGAAAACTGGAAAAGACCCAAGGATGAGGTCTCAACATTAATGAGACTTTTACTTAAAAGTCTTAAGGATAGACTCGATGAGCTTAATAAAAATAATATAAAACTAACCTGTATTGGAAACATTGAATCTCTTCCGGACGTCGTACAGCAGCAGCTTTTTAAAGATATTGAAAGAACCAAAAATAATAAGCGAATGACATTAAATCTTGCTCTGAGCTATAGTGGTCGATGGGAACTTTTGGAAGCTGTAAAAAATATTTCAAAAAAAATTGCGGAAGGTAAAATTTCTGCTGATACTATTTCTGAAAAAACTATTTCTGATCACTTGACAACTAAAAACATACCCGATCCCGATCTTCTAATCAGAACGAGTGGAGAATTTAGAGTAAGTAATTTTCTGCTCTGGCAAATAGCTTATTCAGAATTTGTGATCCTTGATGTTTATTGGCCGGATTTTTCCAGGGAACATCTTTACAATGCTATCAGGCAATACCAAAAACGAGAGCGCAGATTTGGTAAAGTAAGCGAACAAATTATTAGCTCATCAAACGAATTACATAACAAGGATTAA
- the bamA gene encoding outer membrane protein assembly factor BamA, with protein sequence MTRIKLLLLYRSLIIFFVIFLSINSFPQGTQKSYKILGISVEGNKSADATTIIANSGLKVGSEIQVPGDQTLSAIRQLWTLNIFSDIQILIEREISEGVFLLIKVEEYPRLEKVVIEGNDEIDTEDIESKVTFLRGTVISPQSIAKLKLRIKDLYAEEGFLNAEIKDDIFEFVTADTVDDEITVYWRNKKDFSDEYNFTYESSDLIYSNLIERIKDRVLLKLTINEGNEVVVREIDFSGNTVFDSDELAGEMEETSIAKWWKFWSSAQFKPKEFEKDKQLVVDFYKKNGYRDAEILSDSLDYFNDNKDLKILINVYEGPQYMIRNITWEGNTVYPDYVLNERLDFAKGDVYDYEKFQQNLRGNEAQTDISALYLDNGYLTFNAQAEEKRVSTDSIDIHIRVEERNQFRVSRVEIEGNTKTKDKVIRRELYTIPGDYFNRAFLFRSVQQLANLQYFSAEKLYGPGGIDTRLESDSTVAVVFNVEEKSSDYLNASVGYSGAFGFSGSIGVTLTNFSITEPFSLGGGQILNFNWQFGFGNIYRTFTVGFTEPWMFDTPTSAGVDVFDTRQQYVYDLRQTGATLRVGRRLKWPDDFFYVQGRFRYQYNNVIEGQQYYQEGVTHQYTLGATFSRRNIDNPIFPSQGSSYTLDLEISGGPFLPGDVDYHKNTFKAEWYKRLFNTNRLVFYTVADFGYIDEIVKGTPIQPFEFFYMGGNGLVISTVSLRGYPDRSVGPRNVFGQVIGGRVFDKIGAELRFAVTLEPIPLYLLTFAEAGNVFESFDKTDIFDMRRSAGVGARILINPIGLIGFDFGYGFDRKIVDGRDPEWLFHFQFGKGF encoded by the coding sequence ATAACAAGGATTAAACTTTTGTTGTTATATAGATCGCTAATAATTTTCTTTGTCATTTTTCTATCGATAAATTCATTCCCACAGGGAACTCAAAAGAGTTATAAAATTTTAGGTATATCTGTTGAAGGCAACAAATCTGCAGATGCTACAACGATAATTGCAAACAGCGGATTAAAAGTTGGAAGTGAGATTCAAGTACCCGGTGATCAAACTTTGAGTGCAATCAGACAACTCTGGACACTAAATATTTTTTCAGATATTCAAATTCTGATTGAAAGAGAAATTTCCGAAGGTGTTTTTCTTCTCATTAAAGTTGAAGAATATCCCCGCCTTGAAAAAGTTGTAATTGAAGGTAATGATGAAATAGATACAGAAGACATCGAGAGCAAAGTAACTTTTCTTCGAGGAACTGTAATTTCTCCGCAGTCCATCGCAAAACTAAAATTAAGAATAAAAGATCTTTATGCTGAGGAAGGATTTTTAAACGCTGAAATAAAAGATGACATTTTTGAGTTTGTCACTGCTGATACAGTTGATGATGAAATTACAGTTTACTGGAGGAATAAAAAAGATTTCTCAGATGAGTACAACTTCACCTATGAAAGCAGCGATCTGATTTACTCTAACCTTATCGAAAGAATTAAAGACAGAGTATTATTAAAATTAACCATAAATGAAGGTAACGAGGTAGTCGTACGGGAAATTGATTTTAGCGGCAATACTGTATTCGATAGTGATGAACTTGCAGGAGAAATGGAAGAAACATCTATAGCAAAATGGTGGAAGTTCTGGTCGAGTGCTCAATTCAAACCTAAAGAATTTGAAAAAGATAAACAACTTGTAGTAGATTTTTATAAGAAGAATGGTTATCGTGATGCAGAAATCCTGAGCGATTCGCTCGATTATTTTAATGACAATAAAGACTTAAAAATTCTTATCAATGTATATGAGGGACCTCAGTACATGATTAGAAATATTACGTGGGAAGGTAACACGGTCTATCCGGATTATGTACTAAATGAAAGACTCGATTTTGCAAAAGGTGATGTCTATGATTATGAAAAGTTCCAGCAAAATCTACGTGGAAACGAAGCGCAAACAGATATTTCTGCATTATATCTTGATAATGGTTACCTTACATTCAATGCACAGGCAGAAGAAAAAAGAGTAAGCACTGATTCAATTGATATTCATATTCGTGTTGAAGAACGAAATCAGTTCAGAGTTTCACGTGTTGAAATCGAAGGTAATACAAAAACGAAGGATAAAGTTATAAGAAGAGAACTTTATACTATTCCGGGAGATTATTTTAACCGCGCTTTTTTATTCAGAAGTGTTCAGCAGCTTGCCAATCTTCAATACTTCAGTGCGGAAAAATTATATGGTCCCGGAGGAATCGATACCAGGCTTGAAAGTGACAGCACAGTTGCGGTCGTTTTCAACGTGGAGGAGAAATCAAGTGATTACCTTAATGCATCAGTTGGGTATAGCGGTGCATTCGGCTTCAGCGGATCAATTGGAGTTACACTGACAAATTTTTCCATCACAGAACCTTTCTCACTTGGCGGTGGTCAGATTTTAAACTTCAATTGGCAGTTTGGCTTTGGTAATATCTACAGAACCTTTACGGTCGGTTTCACTGAACCGTGGATGTTCGACACTCCGACCTCTGCTGGTGTTGATGTATTCGATACACGTCAGCAGTATGTTTACGATTTGCGTCAGACAGGTGCTACTTTAAGAGTTGGCAGAAGATTAAAATGGCCTGACGATTTCTTTTATGTCCAGGGAAGATTCAGATACCAATATAACAATGTCATCGAAGGACAACAATATTACCAGGAAGGAGTAACGCATCAATATACTCTTGGTGCAACATTTAGCAGAAGAAATATTGATAATCCAATCTTCCCTTCACAGGGATCCTCTTATACTCTTGATTTGGAAATTTCCGGTGGACCATTTTTACCTGGTGATGTCGATTATCATAAAAACACTTTCAAAGCTGAATGGTACAAACGTCTGTTCAATACTAACAGACTGGTATTTTATACGGTTGCTGATTTTGGTTACATTGATGAAATCGTAAAAGGAACACCGATCCAGCCATTTGAATTTTTTTATATGGGTGGTAATGGTTTAGTAATTTCAACTGTATCGCTGAGAGGATATCCTGATAGAAGTGTCGGTCCGAGAAATGTTTTCGGACAAGTGATTGGCGGAAGAGTTTTTGATAAGATTGGAGCCGAACTTCGTTTTGCCGTAACACTTGAACCTATTCCGTTGTACTTGCTTACTTTTGCGGAAGCGGGAAATGTTTTTGAAAGTTTTGATAAAACAGATATTTTTGATATGAGGAGATCTGCAGGTGTGGGGGCTAGAATTTTAATCAATCCTATCGGTTTAATCGGCTTCGATTTTGGTTATGGTTTTGATCGTAAAATTGTTGATGGCAGAGACCCAGAATGGCTCTTCCATTTTCAGTTTGGTAAAGGATTTTAG
- a CDS encoding OmpH family outer membrane protein — protein MRNFLLIVFVLFSASVFAQNNQKIGYVDSQVILTQLPEAIKAQSDLDALTKIWSDQLDSMTLGYQQLLTDYQKQAATMTDEQKLSKQQELIAMEQNILGFRNKKFGQPNGEIYLKQEEIFEPVKRKIYAGIEQVAKSEGMQFVFDKSGDIVLLYADAAFDITFKVLDNLKRGK, from the coding sequence GTGAGAAATTTTCTTTTAATTGTATTCGTGCTTTTCAGCGCTTCTGTTTTTGCGCAAAATAATCAGAAAATTGGTTATGTGGATTCTCAGGTAATACTAACTCAACTTCCGGAAGCAATTAAAGCACAAAGTGATCTTGATGCATTAACAAAAATTTGGTCTGATCAGCTTGATTCGATGACGCTCGGATATCAACAATTACTCACTGACTATCAGAAGCAAGCAGCTACTATGACCGACGAGCAGAAGTTATCTAAACAACAGGAACTTATCGCAATGGAACAAAATATTCTTGGTTTCAGAAATAAGAAATTCGGTCAGCCAAACGGAGAAATTTACCTTAAGCAGGAAGAAATTTTTGAACCCGTTAAAAGAAAAATATATGCTGGAATTGAACAGGTTGCAAAGAGTGAAGGTATGCAGTTTGTGTTTGATAAAAGCGGAGATATCGTTCTTTTGTACGCTGATGCTGCATTCGACATTACCTTTAAGGTTCTTGACAACCTTAAAAGGGGCAAATAA
- a CDS encoding OmpH family outer membrane protein, whose product MKLILFSLFLFLPFYSFVSLAQLKIGYVDSDTIMDNYPDIQDARQQLDALVQEWQTEVRKMESDLKVKQDDYEKRKLIMTEQTSSEALAEITKLQKEISDYRDKKFGANGELFQKQNDVMKPIQNKIFTIIQQIASEENLDFVFDRSGDILFLFAKPEYDLTAKVIERLKLE is encoded by the coding sequence ATGAAATTGATTCTCTTCTCATTGTTTTTATTCTTACCATTTTACTCATTCGTAAGCCTTGCTCAATTAAAAATCGGATATGTTGATTCTGATACGATCATGGATAATTATCCGGATATACAGGATGCACGACAACAGCTTGATGCTCTTGTGCAGGAGTGGCAAACTGAAGTAAGAAAAATGGAATCCGACCTCAAAGTAAAGCAGGATGATTACGAAAAAAGAAAACTGATAATGACTGAACAAACAAGCTCGGAAGCTTTAGCAGAAATTACCAAACTGCAAAAAGAAATTTCTGATTACCGTGATAAAAAATTCGGAGCGAACGGAGAACTCTTCCAAAAACAAAATGATGTGATGAAACCAATTCAGAATAAAATATTCACCATCATTCAGCAAATTGCATCAGAAGAAAATCTGGATTTTGTTTTTGACAGAAGTGGGGATATCCTTTTCCTTTTTGCAAAACCTGAGTATGACCTGACAGCAAAAGTTATTGAAAGATTAAAACTTGAGTAA